One Streptomyces sp. NBC_01237 genomic region harbors:
- a CDS encoding putative baseplate assembly protein, with translation MSSPSRELVCRVDGRRGKVRAARLGGVDAVECGDDGVTLTVTFLGKAPHGLCPENIRIDGGRRITGIEAVEVAVEREEDPELDDRLLVTVDRTGDTSRYRLSVVDTDPYGRPGTEPFRGFDQRYFGAEFTFRPDCPTPFDCGEGAAGDDPGPRREPPVIDYTARDYDSVRRLVLDRLALTTPGWVERNPADLGVTLVELLAHTADRISYQQDAVATEAYLDTARRRVSVRRHVRLIDYPMHDGCNARTLVTVEVTKRLTLRPGTFRFAAVDVRTLGPRDRPEIGAVVEDRDLAVLAERGSVEVFEPVVAGEPAELRPAHNTIRFWTWGDEVCALPRGAVSATLRDEWADKKRTVRALALAPGDLLVFEEVRGARSGTPGDADPAHRHAVRLTSLTPGVDRLSGQPVLEATWAREDALAFPLCLSTRGGPGCEPVADVSVARGNVVLVDHGRSLTFGGALPETVTVPPEPAVLGSCEPSGFGCGDTDAGNATAQLVVARMEQTRHGRLLSADQVRELSVLVGDEEVTRAGIGLELAGRRREKVVPGTAYEQAEALATLLAQVMYPGIRPRFRPVLQRSPVVWATPFPLSEHVSAGQADRLAAVPGRVRERLVELWRSARDHDGLAEREIDELTVLFGLRLLDHLELHLHPVRALRELLHRSPRLLAPKLRRLDVLTARARAGTVLDAGIAWEIARSWGPRYATGLRPDDPVLRGPAAALVQDPRSALPAVKAVATVTGATDATAVDTVTAAEGATAVDTVTASGGGATARDGSAVWTARRDLLGSGPRDRHLVGELEDDGRVALRFGDGRHGARPPAGARLALHYRLGGGTAGNVGAEAVGHLVLRRDPGAEDAGDALPVAGVRNPLPATGGTDPEPVDQVRQLAPLDLKRTRQRAVTAEDYAALATALPGVQRAAAEIRWTGSVQEAHVAVDALGAGEPDPELLDSVAYALESYRRIGHDLVVGPARNVPLDLALSVCAAPGHQHGQILAELYRLLGAGRLPGGRLGFFHPDALVFGEPVRLSALVAAAAGVRGVESVTVTRLRRLFDDGSDDSDGTDSASGGSGDENSLDDPALETGVLRLGPLEIARCDNDPDRPENGRLTIELAGGTR, from the coding sequence ATGAGCAGCCCGAGCAGGGAGTTGGTCTGCCGCGTGGACGGCAGGCGCGGCAAGGTGCGTGCGGCGCGGCTCGGCGGCGTGGACGCGGTGGAGTGCGGTGACGACGGCGTGACGCTGACGGTGACGTTCCTCGGCAAGGCGCCGCACGGGCTGTGTCCGGAGAACATCCGGATCGACGGCGGCCGCCGGATCACCGGGATCGAGGCGGTCGAGGTGGCCGTGGAGCGCGAGGAGGACCCGGAGCTGGACGACCGGCTGCTCGTGACGGTCGACCGGACCGGGGACACCTCGCGCTACCGGCTCTCCGTGGTGGACACCGATCCGTACGGGCGACCGGGTACGGAGCCGTTCCGGGGTTTCGATCAGCGGTACTTCGGGGCGGAGTTCACGTTCCGGCCGGACTGTCCGACGCCCTTCGACTGCGGGGAGGGGGCGGCGGGCGACGACCCCGGCCCCCGGCGCGAGCCGCCCGTCATCGACTACACGGCGCGCGACTACGACTCCGTGCGCCGGCTCGTCCTGGACCGGCTCGCGCTGACCACACCCGGCTGGGTGGAGCGCAACCCGGCCGATCTCGGTGTCACGCTGGTGGAGCTGCTGGCGCACACGGCGGACCGGATCAGCTATCAGCAGGACGCGGTGGCCACCGAGGCGTATCTCGACACCGCCCGCAGGCGGGTGTCGGTACGGCGGCACGTGCGGCTGATCGACTACCCGATGCATGACGGGTGCAACGCCCGGACGCTGGTCACCGTCGAGGTGACGAAGCGGCTGACACTGCGGCCGGGCACGTTCCGGTTCGCCGCGGTCGACGTCCGTACGCTGGGGCCGCGCGACCGGCCGGAGATCGGCGCGGTCGTGGAGGACCGCGATCTGGCGGTGCTGGCCGAGCGCGGTTCGGTGGAGGTCTTCGAGCCGGTGGTGGCCGGGGAGCCGGCCGAGCTGCGGCCCGCGCACAACACCATCCGGTTCTGGACCTGGGGCGACGAGGTGTGTGCCCTGCCGAGGGGCGCGGTCTCGGCGACGCTGCGGGACGAGTGGGCCGACAAGAAGCGCACGGTGCGGGCGCTGGCCCTGGCGCCGGGTGATCTGCTGGTGTTCGAGGAGGTGCGCGGGGCGCGTTCGGGTACGCCCGGCGACGCGGACCCGGCGCATCGGCACGCCGTGCGGCTGACCTCTCTCACGCCGGGCGTGGACCGGCTGTCCGGGCAGCCGGTGCTGGAGGCCACCTGGGCCCGCGAGGACGCGTTGGCGTTCCCGCTGTGTCTGTCGACGCGTGGCGGTCCCGGCTGTGAGCCGGTGGCGGATGTGAGCGTCGCCCGCGGCAATGTGGTCCTCGTCGATCACGGCAGGTCGCTGACGTTCGGCGGGGCGCTGCCGGAGACGGTGACCGTGCCGCCGGAGCCCGCCGTGCTCGGTTCCTGCGAACCGTCCGGCTTCGGGTGCGGGGACACGGACGCGGGCAACGCCACGGCGCAGCTCGTCGTGGCCCGGATGGAACAGACCCGGCACGGGCGGCTGCTGAGCGCCGATCAGGTGCGGGAGCTGTCCGTACTGGTCGGCGACGAGGAGGTGACCCGCGCCGGCATCGGGCTGGAGCTGGCCGGGCGACGGCGCGAGAAGGTCGTGCCGGGGACGGCGTACGAGCAGGCAGAGGCGCTGGCGACGCTGCTGGCACAGGTGATGTATCCCGGCATCCGGCCCCGGTTCCGGCCGGTGCTCCAGCGTTCCCCGGTGGTGTGGGCGACGCCGTTCCCGCTGTCGGAGCATGTGTCGGCCGGGCAGGCCGACCGGCTGGCCGCCGTGCCCGGACGGGTACGGGAGCGGCTGGTGGAGCTGTGGCGCAGCGCCCGTGACCACGACGGGCTCGCCGAGAGGGAGATCGATGAGCTGACCGTGCTCTTCGGGCTGCGGTTGCTGGACCATCTGGAGCTGCACCTCCACCCGGTGCGGGCGCTGCGGGAGCTGCTGCACCGCAGCCCGCGGCTGTTGGCGCCGAAGCTGCGCAGGCTCGACGTGCTGACGGCTCGGGCGCGGGCGGGCACGGTGCTGGACGCGGGCATCGCCTGGGAGATCGCCCGGAGTTGGGGCCCCCGTTACGCGACCGGGCTGCGTCCGGACGATCCGGTTCTGCGGGGTCCGGCGGCGGCGCTGGTCCAGGATCCGCGGTCCGCCCTGCCCGCCGTGAAAGCCGTGGCAACCGTGACAGGCGCGACAGACGCGACGGCCGTGGACACGGTGACGGCCGCGGAGGGTGCGACGGCCGTGGACACGGTGACGGCTTCGGGCGGGGGCGCGACAGCCAGGGACGGCTCGGCGGTGTGGACGGCTCGGCGGGATCTGCTCGGCAGCGGGCCCCGGGACCGGCACCTGGTCGGTGAGCTGGAGGACGACGGGCGGGTGGCGCTGCGCTTCGGCGACGGGCGTCACGGTGCCCGGCCGCCGGCCGGCGCCCGGCTCGCTCTGCACTACCGGCTCGGCGGCGGCACGGCGGGCAATGTCGGTGCGGAGGCCGTCGGCCATCTGGTGCTGCGCCGGGACCCGGGGGCCGAGGACGCCGGTGACGCGCTGCCGGTCGCGGGGGTGCGCAATCCGCTGCCCGCGACGGGCGGCACCGATCCCGAACCGGTCGATCAGGTACGCCAGTTGGCACCGCTCGACCTGAAGCGCACCCGGCAGCGGGCGGTGACCGCCGAGGACTACGCGGCGCTGGCGACCGCCCTGCCGGGGGTGCAGCGCGCGGCGGCGGAGATCCGCTGGACGGGCAGTGTGCAGGAGGCCCATGTCGCCGTCGACGCGCTGGGGGCCGGGGAGCCCGACCCCGAGCTGCTGGACTCGGTGGCGTACGCGCTGGAGAGCTACCGGCGTATCGGCCACGACCTGGTGGTCGGCCCCGCCAGGAACGTACCGCTGGACCTCGCCCTGTCGGTGTGTGCGGCACCCGGTCATCAGCACGGGCAGATCCTGGCCGAGCTGTACCGGCTGCTGGGTGCCGGCCGACTGCCGGGCGGGCGGCTCGGGTTCTTCCATCCCGATGCCCTGGTGTTCGGCGAACCGGTGCGGCTCAGCGCCCTGGTGGCCGCGGCGGCCGGGGTGCGGGGCGTGGAGAGCGTGACGGTGACACGGCTGCGGCGGCTCTTCGACGACGGCTCCGACGACAGCGACGGCACCGACTCCGCCTCGGGCGGAAGCGGCGACGAGAACAGCCTGGACGATCCCGCCCTGGAGACGGGCGTACTGCGGCTCGGTCCGCTGGAGATCGCCCGGTGCGACAACGACCCCGACCGGCCCGAGAACGGCCGGCTGACCATCGAGCTCGCCGGAGGTACGCGATGA
- a CDS encoding eCIS core domain-containing protein, translating to MSTSHSQESRADQSAKRRKRKERAASRAPEPKNIVSGAGQPLDLSVRRELEERLGHDFGRVRLHTDPDAGALTEMLGADAVAVGQDIFFREGTYRPGTADGQRLLAHELLHTVQNPHGLGALRAGRDLGAVSLPQQAMEREAEAAAQESVRDGEPGTRVGEGQATPGWLRYATVDADRNRMEQIDPATLVERLANSVVRSLRGDPEDRSKRTRRQLSLLPDELQDNVLERLETRLLSSEHERLLDLVDEVEAYDDLERDSLDAPTAENDPAQALWYERDSDRRAAEEERAEAEEPTAAPGPEKERDEAEGAPGSTPENTRGPKDEERDEGQNAGSGAGSGSGVGTAPEGGQPDAAPAPAAAPQPSASSSASSAAASSGGGKQSSAPAAGGREGEEGQGDREGQDQQGAPAASEEESAARNRPGATEALVAGQQLKPEDKRGSDKPTGSSATSGKDAQLPGAFSRLEGVRNQDLDGPEERADEDPFASGSGSEVEVGGGEESAWDVKLQPEDFLPAQDLDVSGVPTADKLDPSSSGTASAPSFPAPPVTKADQVQAERDAEDAEDAAAETESEEGSAGSPDGTEPSAEADGAGPAGAQPGGLALEQAAEARPVTTSKDPKSGDDPKAGPVAAQTAVQEAPGTSEAGSDAKEAAAKEEKGTPAGGETQAGAQEKASPQAVAGNAAAPEPAAKEEQKKTDAAPAGRSEPAADAQSPSPARDTHVSGGSNVDTSGGAPSESADGPSSKSEPVPRTESAAPKTPAAPEPTKPADAPASAKAAPAPRAAASKPAPAAKGSPGGGGGGGGGGAKAAAPGKGKGKKDSGAAPNLSGVAPEAGLTTASKLKPHKALQAMSGVSGSVDRTVGDEHKSLAAAPPSMQRPAGAPQTLQGKPKADAAAQYSQDPAAKSEAPKDEKAEVKGAKEPEGQIEAEKAEEPGGWDTFKMALGFIGGKIVNGIASAFGADEPVVDPQELAAKFAGLPTKDEALKKAQAGNAPGVEMQGAAEQTAGEQGTAVDTKGQETVATGKDDAGRPMGENQVYPNAPKEQMTAKVPGGQGGNGAAPDGGAGTGAVPPEAASEVAEHERGPELQAAFSDGQKGMSEGRQTKDKDFRDSQQKHRAKVDAEVATNTKSQAGEREKALADVDAERADWRTEQDAELKTLGTKKTERHEKVRTDVKDKEKKTDEDVVKEKDDGDKKIRDENTKAEKDAEKARDDSVEQSGNWVSRAFDWIKKKVIEIKETIARVIRTARTAVIGFIKNFKETVERWITEARKFVVEAIKNLINDLIEFAKAMVRAVIELARSIRRFIAGLIEAAIALVNKLATMLKQIITDLLDAIGKLLSSILDLLKKMLQDVIKAVVDAVKSVLDFAAKLLSALGDFMLIAVDFLSDPGGWLGGAKNSAVDGAKNHLFREVQAAVKQWFQSKIEEIIGIPKAIIEKLIKGGFTLEKIIKETWAAIVPQLPFIIGEIVITKVVAKLIPGAGWAMAVIDAIRVAIGALGEILRAIGAVISWLKAVRQGGAGILFAKAVAAGIVALLELAYEALLSGIGKYVAKVGRRLKGVAAKLGKDKGGDKGPGAAGSDDKGGPGSNKQDANKPAATPSTRPTTPSPRPSTPTTRPTTPGRPTPKPATTPTSPKKPTAPGSGKDSGPGAAKAPGDGKKPTDSDSSGRPTGKDDNKPDTRPTPAPQPKPTPTPTPTPQPKPKHDPGAAPKPKEDTPGRPKGDKDSTRPRPDDKGPINPKDTDSTRPKGDKDAPGKPTKPKEGDGRGPKPDKGGSKPGPRKPEADKDQQKKDEDSTDSKEARLRKIIARIRPRIESKLDEGIRPADHVALLEDLRRWYRLTRLFKQGGDKFSVRAVLNPEGEAADGVSDTRGGSGRTDRNRRLVLPVPDERTNFKDGDAPKSFTHDFINKEWSVGGEFPPKDAARLNIIGFKHIYTKDSSGNDLTEPPGDFQWDAMHLLPRELGGPAFGSNFVPAPNYMNRGFYVDFEKKAAATFGQKAKKGDKPGYYSITLSTYPGPPEGFPNTLQAKWATYKHKGSGSGKERPEWEPEDEQVSRTLKFDRPPTGKRPIFNINTETNIINVRGAIGGNVRAMTKNDDRVALAILQLRTFDDLEDMVKKLTDYRMPGTNKKLPQLNMFLGRIRNNYNRIFTIS from the coding sequence ATGAGTACGTCCCACTCGCAGGAGAGCCGCGCGGACCAGTCCGCCAAGCGCCGCAAGCGCAAGGAGCGAGCCGCCTCCCGCGCCCCCGAGCCGAAGAACATCGTGAGCGGTGCGGGGCAGCCGCTCGACCTGAGCGTACGGCGGGAGCTGGAGGAGCGGCTCGGTCACGACTTCGGCCGGGTGCGGCTGCACACCGATCCGGACGCGGGCGCGCTCACCGAGATGCTGGGCGCGGACGCGGTCGCGGTCGGCCAGGACATCTTCTTCCGCGAGGGGACGTACCGCCCCGGCACGGCCGACGGACAGCGGCTGCTCGCCCACGAGTTGCTGCACACGGTGCAGAACCCGCACGGTCTCGGTGCGCTGCGCGCCGGGCGTGACCTGGGCGCGGTGAGCCTGCCGCAGCAGGCGATGGAGCGCGAGGCGGAGGCGGCGGCGCAGGAGTCGGTACGGGACGGGGAGCCCGGGACCCGGGTCGGGGAGGGGCAGGCGACGCCGGGCTGGCTGCGGTACGCGACGGTGGACGCGGACCGGAACCGGATGGAGCAGATCGACCCGGCGACGCTCGTGGAGCGGCTCGCGAACTCCGTCGTACGTTCGCTGCGCGGCGACCCGGAGGACCGGTCCAAGCGCACCCGCAGGCAACTTTCCCTGCTGCCCGACGAGTTGCAGGACAACGTCCTGGAGCGGCTGGAGACCAGGCTGCTCAGTTCGGAGCACGAGCGGCTGCTGGACCTCGTCGACGAGGTCGAGGCGTACGACGACCTGGAGCGGGACTCGCTCGACGCCCCCACCGCCGAGAACGATCCGGCGCAGGCTCTCTGGTACGAGCGCGACAGCGACCGGCGGGCGGCCGAGGAGGAGCGCGCGGAGGCGGAGGAGCCCACGGCCGCACCAGGTCCGGAAAAGGAGCGGGACGAGGCGGAGGGAGCCCCGGGCAGTACGCCGGAGAACACCCGCGGTCCGAAGGACGAGGAGCGGGACGAGGGGCAGAACGCCGGCTCGGGCGCCGGTTCGGGAAGCGGTGTCGGTACGGCGCCGGAGGGCGGGCAGCCGGATGCGGCGCCGGCACCGGCCGCGGCGCCGCAGCCGTCGGCCTCGTCGTCGGCCTCGTCCGCTGCCGCGTCCTCGGGCGGCGGGAAGCAGTCCTCGGCCCCGGCGGCGGGCGGCCGGGAGGGCGAGGAAGGGCAAGGGGACCGGGAGGGACAGGACCAGCAGGGCGCTCCGGCCGCGAGCGAGGAGGAGTCGGCGGCGAGGAACCGGCCGGGCGCGACCGAAGCGCTCGTGGCGGGTCAGCAGCTGAAGCCGGAGGACAAGCGGGGCTCGGACAAGCCCACGGGTTCGTCGGCCACGTCCGGCAAGGACGCCCAGTTGCCCGGTGCGTTCAGCAGGCTGGAGGGCGTACGGAACCAGGATCTCGATGGCCCCGAGGAGCGGGCGGACGAGGACCCGTTCGCCTCGGGCAGCGGGTCGGAGGTCGAGGTCGGCGGCGGGGAGGAGAGCGCCTGGGACGTCAAGCTCCAGCCGGAGGACTTCCTTCCGGCGCAGGACCTCGATGTGTCCGGCGTACCGACCGCGGACAAGCTGGACCCGTCCTCGTCCGGCACGGCGTCCGCTCCGTCGTTCCCCGCTCCCCCGGTGACGAAGGCCGACCAGGTGCAGGCCGAGCGGGACGCGGAGGATGCCGAGGACGCGGCGGCGGAGACGGAGTCCGAGGAGGGCAGCGCCGGTTCACCCGACGGTACGGAGCCGTCGGCCGAGGCGGACGGGGCCGGGCCGGCCGGGGCGCAGCCCGGCGGGCTCGCTCTGGAGCAGGCGGCCGAGGCGCGGCCGGTGACGACGTCGAAGGACCCGAAGAGCGGGGACGACCCGAAGGCCGGGCCCGTGGCGGCGCAGACGGCGGTGCAGGAGGCGCCGGGCACGTCCGAGGCGGGCAGCGACGCCAAGGAAGCGGCGGCAAAGGAGGAGAAGGGCACTCCGGCAGGCGGCGAGACGCAAGCGGGCGCCCAGGAGAAGGCTTCCCCGCAGGCGGTGGCGGGCAACGCGGCGGCGCCGGAGCCCGCGGCCAAGGAGGAGCAGAAGAAGACGGACGCGGCTCCGGCGGGCCGCAGCGAACCGGCGGCGGACGCGCAGTCCCCCTCGCCCGCGCGGGACACCCATGTCTCCGGCGGGTCCAACGTGGATACGTCGGGGGGTGCGCCGAGCGAGTCGGCGGACGGGCCCTCGTCGAAGAGCGAGCCCGTACCCCGTACGGAGAGCGCGGCACCGAAGACGCCCGCCGCCCCGGAACCCACGAAGCCCGCCGACGCCCCGGCCTCGGCGAAGGCCGCACCGGCGCCCAGGGCCGCGGCGTCCAAGCCCGCACCGGCGGCCAAGGGGTCGCCCGGCGGTGGCGGCGGTGGCGGTGGCGGTGGCGCCAAGGCTGCCGCACCGGGGAAGGGCAAGGGCAAGAAGGACTCGGGGGCCGCACCAAATCTTTCCGGGGTGGCACCGGAAGCGGGCCTCACCACCGCCTCGAAGCTCAAGCCCCACAAGGCACTTCAGGCGATGAGCGGCGTGAGCGGCTCCGTGGACCGCACGGTCGGCGACGAGCACAAGTCCCTCGCGGCAGCGCCGCCCTCGATGCAGCGTCCGGCCGGTGCGCCGCAGACGCTCCAGGGCAAGCCGAAGGCCGACGCAGCGGCCCAGTACTCCCAGGATCCGGCGGCGAAGTCCGAGGCCCCGAAGGACGAGAAGGCCGAGGTCAAGGGCGCCAAGGAGCCCGAGGGCCAGATCGAGGCGGAGAAGGCGGAGGAGCCGGGCGGCTGGGACACGTTCAAGATGGCCCTGGGCTTCATCGGCGGCAAGATCGTGAACGGGATCGCGAGCGCCTTCGGCGCCGACGAACCCGTGGTGGACCCGCAGGAACTGGCCGCCAAGTTCGCCGGGCTGCCGACCAAGGACGAGGCGCTGAAGAAGGCCCAGGCGGGCAACGCGCCGGGCGTGGAGATGCAGGGAGCCGCCGAGCAGACGGCGGGCGAGCAGGGCACGGCCGTCGACACCAAGGGCCAGGAGACGGTCGCGACCGGCAAGGACGACGCCGGGCGCCCGATGGGCGAGAACCAGGTCTACCCCAACGCTCCCAAGGAGCAGATGACCGCGAAGGTCCCCGGCGGCCAGGGCGGCAACGGGGCAGCGCCGGACGGTGGCGCGGGGACCGGAGCCGTACCCCCGGAGGCCGCATCCGAGGTGGCGGAGCACGAGCGGGGGCCGGAGTTGCAGGCCGCGTTCAGCGACGGCCAGAAGGGGATGTCCGAGGGGCGGCAGACCAAGGACAAGGACTTCCGCGACTCCCAGCAGAAGCACAGGGCCAAGGTCGATGCGGAGGTCGCGACCAACACCAAGAGCCAGGCGGGCGAGCGTGAGAAGGCGCTTGCCGATGTCGACGCCGAGCGTGCCGACTGGCGCACGGAGCAGGACGCGGAGCTCAAGACCCTCGGCACGAAGAAGACCGAGCGGCACGAGAAGGTCCGCACGGATGTCAAGGACAAGGAGAAGAAGACCGACGAGGACGTCGTCAAGGAGAAGGACGACGGCGACAAGAAGATCCGGGACGAGAACACCAAGGCCGAGAAGGACGCGGAGAAGGCGCGCGACGACAGCGTCGAGCAGTCGGGCAACTGGGTCAGCAGGGCCTTCGACTGGATCAAGAAGAAGGTCATCGAGATCAAGGAGACGATCGCCCGCGTCATCAGGACGGCGCGCACGGCGGTCATCGGCTTCATCAAGAACTTCAAGGAGACGGTCGAGCGCTGGATCACCGAGGCGCGCAAGTTCGTCGTCGAGGCGATCAAGAATCTGATCAACGATCTGATCGAATTCGCGAAGGCCATGGTGCGGGCCGTCATCGAACTGGCCCGCAGTATCCGGAGGTTCATCGCGGGTCTGATCGAGGCCGCGATCGCCCTGGTCAACAAGCTCGCGACGATGCTGAAGCAGATCATCACGGATCTGCTGGACGCCATTGGCAAGCTCCTGAGCAGCATCCTGGACCTGCTCAAGAAGATGCTGCAGGACGTGATCAAGGCAGTCGTGGATGCGGTCAAGTCGGTGCTGGACTTTGCCGCCAAACTGCTGAGCGCACTCGGCGACTTCATGCTCATCGCGGTCGACTTCCTCAGCGATCCGGGCGGCTGGCTCGGCGGTGCCAAGAACTCTGCGGTGGACGGAGCGAAGAACCACCTGTTCCGGGAGGTCCAGGCGGCCGTCAAGCAGTGGTTCCAGTCGAAGATCGAAGAGATCATCGGCATCCCGAAGGCCATCATCGAGAAGCTGATCAAGGGTGGGTTCACCCTGGAGAAGATCATCAAGGAGACGTGGGCCGCCATCGTCCCCCAACTCCCCTTCATCATCGGCGAGATCGTGATCACCAAGGTCGTCGCCAAGCTGATCCCGGGCGCGGGGTGGGCGATGGCCGTGATCGACGCCATCCGGGTGGCGATCGGCGCACTCGGCGAGATCCTGCGCGCCATCGGCGCGGTCATCAGCTGGCTCAAGGCCGTCCGCCAGGGCGGTGCGGGCATCCTCTTCGCGAAGGCGGTCGCGGCGGGCATCGTGGCGCTGCTCGAACTTGCCTACGAGGCCCTGCTGAGCGGCATCGGCAAGTACGTTGCGAAGGTGGGCAGGCGCCTCAAGGGCGTCGCCGCCAAGCTCGGCAAGGACAAGGGCGGCGACAAGGGGCCGGGTGCCGCGGGCTCGGACGACAAGGGAGGTCCGGGCAGCAACAAGCAGGACGCCAACAAGCCCGCTGCCACCCCGTCCACCCGCCCGACGACCCCGTCGCCGCGCCCCTCGACTCCGACGACACGCCCGACCACCCCCGGGCGCCCCACCCCCAAGCCCGCCACGACACCGACCTCTCCCAAGAAGCCGACAGCGCCCGGCTCGGGCAAGGATTCCGGTCCGGGGGCGGCCAAGGCCCCGGGCGACGGCAAGAAGCCCACGGACAGCGACAGCAGCGGCCGGCCGACGGGCAAGGACGACAACAAGCCGGACACCCGGCCGACCCCGGCTCCACAGCCGAAGCCGACCCCGACCCCGACCCCGACCCCCCAACCGAAGCCGAAGCACGACCCGGGCGCGGCGCCCAAGCCGAAGGAGGACACTCCGGGCCGGCCGAAGGGCGACAAGGACTCAACCCGGCCGAGGCCCGACGACAAGGGCCCGATCAACCCCAAGGACACGGATTCGACCAGGCCGAAGGGCGACAAGGACGCCCCCGGGAAGCCCACCAAGCCAAAGGAAGGTGACGGCAGAGGGCCCAAGCCCGACAAGGGCGGCAGTAAGCCCGGCCCGCGAAAGCCCGAAGCTGATAAGGATCAGCAAAAGAAGGACGAGGACTCGACGGATTCCAAGGAAGCGCGGCTGCGTAAGATCATTGCCCGCATCCGGCCTCGGATCGAGTCGAAACTCGACGAGGGAATCCGGCCGGCGGACCACGTCGCGCTTCTCGAAGACCTCCGACGCTGGTATCGACTGACCCGCCTGTTCAAGCAAGGCGGAGATAAATTCAGCGTCCGGGCAGTCCTCAACCCGGAAGGGGAGGCGGCCGATGGAGTCAGCGACACTCGCGGGGGTTCGGGACGGACGGACAGGAACCGGCGGCTGGTGCTCCCGGTTCCCGACGAACGCACAAACTTCAAGGACGGCGACGCCCCGAAGAGCTTCACGCATGATTTCATCAACAAGGAATGGTCCGTGGGTGGCGAGTTCCCTCCCAAGGATGCCGCCCGCCTGAACATCATCGGGTTCAAACACATCTACACCAAAGACTCGAGCGGAAACGATCTCACTGAACCCCCGGGAGATTTCCAATGGGATGCCATGCATCTGCTGCCCAGGGAGCTTGGCGGACCGGCGTTCGGATCCAATTTCGTACCGGCGCCCAACTACATGAACAGAGGGTTCTACGTAGACTTCGAGAAGAAAGCGGCGGCAACCTTCGGGCAGAAGGCAAAGAAGGGCGACAAGCCTGGCTATTATTCGATCACTCTGTCGACATATCCAGGACCGCCTGAGGGATTCCCGAATACGCTGCAAGCCAAGTGGGCCACGTACAAACACAAGGGATCCGGTTCCGGAAAGGAGCGTCCCGAATGGGAGCCGGAAGACGAGCAGGTATCCAGGACACTGAAATTCGATCGGCCGCCCACAGGTAAGCGTCCGATATTCAACATCAATACTGAAACCAACATCATCAACGTAAGGGGTGCGATCGGTGGCAACGTAAGGGCGATGACCAAGAATGACGACCGCGTCGCCCTTGCGATACTCCAGCTGAGGACGTTCGATGACCTGGAGGACATGGTAAAGAAATTGACGGACTACCGCATGCCGGGCACGAACAAGAAGCTGCCCCAGCTGAACATGTTCCTGGGTCGCATCAGGAACAACTACAACCGCATTTTTACGATCAGCTAG
- a CDS encoding phage baseplate assembly protein V, with protein sequence MAAGPNNRFLGKFRGRVVSNDDPLRIGRVTVKVPDVLGDETSTWAMPCLPFTGPQSGQYVVPAAGAGVWVEFEQGEVSFPIWTGCWYGDSSEVPPDALTGSPAHQNVVVQTSDRHKFVMGDVPGGGQGIRLQAASGAYIQLDEKGVTIANGQGASVVLNGGEVNINDGRLIVAKKQ encoded by the coding sequence ATGGCTGCAGGACCGAACAACCGGTTTCTCGGCAAGTTCCGGGGGCGGGTGGTGAGCAATGACGATCCGCTGAGGATCGGGCGGGTCACGGTCAAGGTTCCGGACGTCCTGGGCGACGAGACGTCCACCTGGGCCATGCCCTGCCTGCCGTTCACCGGGCCGCAGTCGGGCCAGTACGTGGTGCCGGCCGCCGGGGCGGGGGTGTGGGTGGAGTTCGAGCAGGGGGAAGTCAGTTTCCCGATATGGACCGGGTGTTGGTACGGGGACAGCTCCGAGGTGCCGCCCGACGCCCTGACCGGCTCTCCGGCGCACCAGAACGTGGTGGTCCAGACGTCGGACCGGCACAAGTTCGTGATGGGTGATGTACCGGGCGGGGGCCAGGGCATCCGGCTCCAGGCCGCGAGCGGGGCGTACATCCAGCTCGACGAGAAGGGCGTGACGATCGCCAACGGTCAGGGCGCCTCCGTCGTGCTGAACGGCGGCGAGGTCAACATCAACGACGGCCGGCTGATCGTGGCCAAGAAGCAGTAG
- a CDS encoding GPW/gp25 family protein, whose translation MRARTVRGDIAFPFRIDRRGRSAHAPYDDHVRDLVEQLLFTSPGERVMRPDFGCGLLDLVFTPNSPELASALELSVQAALQRWLGELIEVESLDVVSEENVVRVYLRYVVRSTGSRRDEVFEGSGPA comes from the coding sequence ATGAGGGCGAGGACCGTACGCGGCGACATCGCGTTCCCGTTCCGTATCGACCGGCGCGGGCGCAGCGCCCACGCGCCGTACGACGACCATGTGCGGGATCTGGTGGAGCAGTTGCTCTTCACCAGTCCGGGCGAGCGGGTGATGCGGCCCGACTTCGGCTGCGGCCTGCTCGATCTGGTCTTCACACCGAACAGTCCCGAGCTGGCTTCGGCCCTGGAGCTGTCGGTGCAGGCCGCGCTCCAGCGCTGGCTGGGCGAGCTGATCGAGGTGGAGTCCCTGGACGTGGTGAGCGAGGAGAACGTGGTCCGGGTGTATCTGCGCTACGTGGTGCGCTCCACCGGGAGCCGGCGCGACGAGGTGTTCGAAGGGAGCGGGCCCGCATGA